Proteins co-encoded in one Leptolyngbya boryana PCC 6306 genomic window:
- a CDS encoding ParA family protein yields MASSKQSTSKKPVVLSIETNAGGVSKSTIAYNLAYELGVMGFQVGLIELDPNLSLALFCGLIKQGKLAKEIPGTTADVLDSEFDGAYPWISIWEDKTKNVQMCVGGDPLYGSIRQIDRDPMGVMTLAKRFKQYPINKDFIIIDCPATLEPLPFVALAASTHVLLPIHPEYKAGFGTATMLAWFDKKINDLDRDPPPKIVGMVVSRIKSDWEFQQKIANSIEVVAKRRKLRYFTPIPENAYIAKAAGKGLPLGLYRRNEPVRKQYLEIAQALIDELNTSRGAV; encoded by the coding sequence ATGGCATCTTCAAAACAGTCAACGTCCAAAAAGCCAGTCGTTTTATCGATCGAGACGAATGCGGGTGGTGTCAGTAAGTCCACCATTGCTTACAATCTTGCCTATGAGCTTGGAGTAATGGGATTTCAAGTCGGTTTGATCGAACTCGATCCAAACCTATCCCTTGCCTTATTTTGTGGTCTGATAAAACAAGGGAAATTAGCAAAAGAGATTCCTGGAACAACGGCTGACGTTCTAGATTCAGAGTTCGATGGAGCCTACCCCTGGATCAGCATCTGGGAGGATAAAACGAAAAATGTCCAGATGTGCGTTGGTGGAGATCCGCTCTATGGCAGCATTCGCCAGATCGATCGAGACCCGATGGGAGTTATGACGCTCGCGAAGCGATTCAAACAGTACCCAATCAACAAAGATTTCATCATTATCGATTGTCCTGCAACTCTAGAGCCACTCCCTTTCGTCGCGCTGGCTGCCTCGACGCATGTACTCTTGCCCATTCACCCAGAGTACAAAGCAGGATTTGGCACGGCAACTATGCTGGCTTGGTTTGACAAAAAAATCAATGACCTCGATCGCGACCCGCCTCCGAAAATTGTTGGTATGGTTGTGAGCCGAATCAAATCTGATTGGGAATTTCAGCAAAAGATTGCAAATTCGATCGAAGTCGTGGCGAAACGAAGAAAGCTCCGATACTTTACTCCGATTCCAGAAAATGCCTATATTGCCAAAGCTGCTGGAAAAGGACTTCCGTTGGGCTTATACCGTCGCAATGAACCTGTGAGAAAGCAATACCTAGAAATTGCTCAAGCTTTGATTGACGAATTGAACACAAGTCGAGGAGCGGTGTAA
- a CDS encoding helix-turn-helix transcriptional regulator, producing the protein MAFNEWLRLKRCRSGLSQKKLGEALSVSSQTVSSWETGESFPKLTPHQMRELCQLLSCSLDELADYQIGMLGIENFAQKAS; encoded by the coding sequence ATGGCTTTTAACGAATGGCTCCGACTCAAACGATGCCGGAGCGGTTTAAGTCAGAAAAAATTGGGTGAGGCATTAAGTGTCAGTTCTCAAACCGTTAGCAGTTGGGAAACAGGCGAAAGTTTTCCAAAATTAACTCCTCATCAAATGAGAGAACTCTGTCAGTTGCTGTCTTGCTCACTCGATGAGCTTGCGGATTATCAAATTGGAATGCTCGGTATTGAAAATTTTGCTCAGAAAGCATCTTGA
- a CDS encoding SAM-dependent methyltransferase → MISLYRAIVICAISISLISTGCSSRTSDATVESAPAEAQSPPVQSPPLRSPDVVYVPTPPQVVERMLAIANVNQNDVLYDLGSGDGRIPITAVQQRGVRRAVGIDINPERISEANANAQQAGVTDRVRFLNQDLFQSNFSDATVVTLYLLPELNVKLRPQLLSQLKPGTRIVSHDFDMGEWKPEQTAQVEVDGRTHNVYFWTVPANPPANLR, encoded by the coding sequence ATGATTTCACTGTACCGAGCGATCGTGATCTGCGCGATCAGTATCAGTCTCATCAGTACTGGCTGTAGTAGCCGCACTAGCGATGCAACGGTTGAATCTGCTCCGGCTGAAGCACAATCGCCTCCTGTCCAGTCTCCACCGTTACGTTCGCCCGATGTGGTGTATGTGCCAACTCCACCCCAAGTCGTTGAGCGCATGTTAGCAATCGCCAACGTCAATCAAAACGATGTGCTGTATGACTTAGGGAGCGGCGATGGACGCATTCCGATTACGGCGGTGCAACAACGGGGGGTACGCCGTGCAGTGGGAATTGATATCAATCCGGAGCGAATCAGCGAAGCAAATGCGAATGCCCAACAAGCAGGCGTAACTGACCGCGTTCGCTTCCTCAATCAAGATCTCTTTCAAAGCAATTTTAGTGACGCAACGGTCGTCACGCTGTACTTGCTACCCGAATTAAATGTCAAACTTCGACCCCAGCTATTGAGTCAATTGAAACCTGGAACGCGGATTGTCTCCCACGATTTTGATATGGGCGAGTGGAAACCCGAACAAACAGCACAAGTAGAAGTGGATGGACGAACTCACAATGTCTACTTTTGGACTGTGCCTGCAAACCCACCTGCTAACTTACGTTAG
- a CDS encoding aldo/keto reductase, which produces MQKRKLGNSNLEVSAIGLGCMGMSFSYGPPKDKQEMTNLLHAAVDHGITFFDTAEVYGPYLNEELVGEALAPFRNQVVLATKFGFDLSPNKDPRGMAGSPGLNSQPEHIKAAVEGSLKRLKVEAIDLLYQHRVDPNVPIEDVAGAVKELMQEGKVKHFGLSEAGVQTIRRAHAVQSVTALQSEYSLWWRKPEAEVIPTLEELGIGLVPYSPLGKGFLTGAIDPNATFDSSDFRSTLPRFTSDALKANQSLIDLLNNIAQRKQVTPAQIALAWLLAQKPWIVPIPGTTKLHRLEENIGAVSVELTPTDLRDIDDAAAKITVQGARYPEKLEQLTGR; this is translated from the coding sequence ATGCAAAAACGCAAACTTGGCAATAGCAATTTAGAAGTTTCAGCAATCGGCTTGGGCTGTATGGGCATGAGCTTTTCCTATGGTCCGCCCAAAGACAAGCAGGAGATGACTAATCTGCTTCATGCGGCTGTCGATCACGGCATTACATTCTTTGACACCGCTGAAGTTTACGGTCCGTACTTAAATGAAGAACTGGTGGGTGAAGCCCTTGCTCCCTTCCGCAACCAAGTAGTACTTGCCACCAAATTCGGATTCGACCTAAGCCCTAATAAAGATCCTCGTGGAATGGCGGGTTCACCTGGACTCAATAGCCAACCGGAACACATCAAGGCAGCCGTGGAAGGTTCGCTCAAGCGCCTCAAGGTAGAGGCGATCGACTTACTTTATCAGCACCGAGTTGATCCGAACGTGCCGATCGAAGACGTAGCAGGAGCAGTGAAGGAATTGATGCAGGAAGGGAAAGTCAAGCACTTTGGACTCTCTGAAGCAGGCGTACAAACGATCCGTCGCGCTCACGCCGTTCAGTCCGTGACGGCACTTCAGAGCGAATACTCACTGTGGTGGAGAAAGCCTGAAGCAGAAGTAATCCCGACCCTTGAAGAACTCGGAATCGGTTTGGTTCCCTACAGTCCACTGGGTAAGGGCTTTCTCACGGGTGCGATCGACCCAAACGCCACCTTCGATAGTTCCGACTTCCGCAGCACCCTGCCGCGCTTCACATCAGATGCGCTCAAAGCAAATCAGAGCCTGATTGATCTGCTCAACAATATCGCGCAACGAAAGCAGGTGACTCCGGCTCAAATCGCGCTTGCGTGGCTACTGGCTCAGAAACCGTGGATTGTTCCGATTCCAGGAACTACGAAACTGCATCGCCTAGAGGAGAACATTGGGGCAGTGTCAGTCGAACTCACACCCACCGATCTGCGGGACATTGATGATGCCGCTGCCAAGATCACAGTGCAAGGGGCGAGATACCCCGAAAAGTTGGAGCAACTGACAGGTCGCTGA
- a CDS encoding tyrosine-type recombinase/integrase — protein MPQSIPDPIFVVRTPASQSPALISPAVDLRASRIEEFLIARSLSENSKRAYRQDLKAFTDWTNAPWAMVSPRMVAQFKAHLMQKENGKRVRSDATVRRILGTLKNFFGWMVRSRYIEFDPTLEIDLPKLPEPEADALSETQVEKLLDAAIDETTLPERNLAILMLLLHGLRASEVCALNVEDYQDGRRLHIRQSKANSKGTVPLNAAARAALNGYLGWRKERGEALESSDPLFVSYSRQNAGARLAYGGIRTLVDKLSEKTGIDFHSHQGRHTFGTNHLMAGMNPHHIMTIMRHKNPNNFRRYTKAAEQVAAEKEFYRFEE, from the coding sequence ATGCCCCAGTCCATTCCTGATCCCATTTTTGTTGTTCGCACTCCTGCCTCTCAATCTCCAGCACTAATATCACCTGCTGTAGATTTGAGAGCATCTCGGATTGAAGAGTTCTTGATAGCACGATCGCTCTCAGAAAACAGTAAGCGTGCCTATCGACAAGATTTGAAAGCCTTTACCGATTGGACAAATGCACCGTGGGCGATGGTTAGCCCACGAATGGTGGCACAGTTCAAAGCGCACTTGATGCAGAAAGAAAACGGGAAACGTGTGCGCTCTGATGCCACAGTGCGGCGAATTCTTGGAACATTAAAGAACTTTTTCGGCTGGATGGTGCGCTCTCGCTATATTGAGTTTGATCCGACTCTAGAGATTGATTTACCCAAGCTGCCGGAACCTGAAGCAGATGCCCTATCAGAAACCCAAGTAGAAAAACTGCTCGATGCTGCGATCGACGAAACAACCCTACCTGAACGAAATTTGGCAATTCTGATGCTCCTGCTACATGGACTGCGAGCGAGTGAAGTCTGTGCGCTCAATGTTGAAGATTACCAAGATGGCAGGCGCTTGCATATCCGCCAAAGTAAGGCAAATAGCAAGGGAACAGTGCCCCTGAACGCAGCAGCAAGAGCAGCGCTCAACGGCTATTTGGGCTGGCGCAAAGAACGAGGAGAGGCACTAGAATCCAGTGATCCACTATTTGTGTCCTATTCGCGCCAGAATGCAGGCGCACGGTTAGCGTATGGGGGCATTCGCACCCTCGTTGACAAGCTAAGTGAGAAGACGGGGATTGACTTTCATTCGCATCAGGGGCGGCATACGTTTGGGACGAATCATTTAATGGCGGGAATGAACCCACACCATATCATGACGATCATGCGTCACAAGAATCCGAATAACTTCCGCCGATACACGAAAGCAGCAGAGCAAGTCGCAGCAGAAAAAGAGTTTTATCGATTTGAAGAATAA
- a CDS encoding ParB/RepB/Spo0J family partition protein: protein MVKEKSRRVDEDFLGLFGSDAESQVEELQAEIQRLKQENSQHQLSESDRHKYESLLADLRQQLSSKGVVRVSIKAIKRNSKQPRETFTSAMIAEMATSLEEEGQLDPIILLPGEILFDGECRWRAATEILFPTNPERWSELDAVYLDQELSEEDLHGKVLAASIRNGLNPLDLAKALMQQCRYVVNLSDDEVVKALRNAVRRIERRGELAQLKEIMGLPLHDRETRLKALDLDEAELRIFQVLMRFKQNPSSVNANVFPKLKLPEDLKKAIRFDGLEVFAADALQRISAKNLGLEAEDEVVGIRADATAHVIKHKLSKTETQQYVANLIANYSPNATSEADRKVDRFIQTIEQASFSDFEESQLKKILAAFNAKTRELKQYLKSEKS, encoded by the coding sequence ATGGTTAAGGAAAAAAGTCGTCGAGTTGATGAAGACTTCTTGGGTCTTTTTGGAAGTGATGCAGAGTCTCAGGTTGAAGAATTACAGGCAGAAATCCAACGACTGAAACAAGAGAATTCTCAACACCAGTTGAGTGAAAGCGATCGTCATAAATACGAGTCCCTACTCGCTGATCTGCGTCAACAATTAAGCTCAAAAGGAGTCGTCCGAGTCTCAATTAAGGCAATCAAACGGAATTCCAAGCAGCCAAGAGAAACTTTTACAAGCGCGATGATTGCTGAAATGGCAACCTCGCTTGAAGAAGAAGGGCAGCTTGATCCTATTATTCTGCTACCCGGAGAGATTTTATTCGATGGAGAATGTCGTTGGCGTGCAGCAACTGAGATCTTGTTCCCGACAAATCCAGAAAGATGGTCAGAACTCGATGCAGTTTATTTAGATCAAGAATTATCCGAAGAAGACCTCCACGGGAAGGTTTTAGCGGCAAGTATTCGCAATGGGCTAAATCCACTAGATCTAGCTAAGGCACTTATGCAGCAGTGCCGATACGTTGTCAATTTAAGCGATGACGAAGTTGTAAAAGCTTTAAGAAATGCGGTACGGCGAATAGAGCGGCGTGGAGAGCTTGCTCAGTTAAAAGAGATAATGGGACTTCCGCTTCACGATCGAGAGACTCGATTAAAAGCTTTGGATCTCGATGAAGCAGAACTGAGGATTTTTCAAGTTCTCATGCGGTTTAAGCAAAACCCTAGCTCTGTCAATGCTAATGTGTTTCCTAAACTTAAACTGCCTGAAGATTTGAAGAAAGCAATTCGATTTGATGGACTAGAAGTATTTGCAGCAGACGCACTTCAACGTATTTCTGCAAAGAACTTAGGGCTTGAGGCGGAAGATGAAGTTGTTGGAATTCGAGCAGATGCAACTGCACACGTCATCAAACACAAGTTAAGCAAAACAGAAACACAACAGTATGTTGCAAACTTGATCGCAAATTACAGCCCAAATGCTACCTCTGAAGCGGATAGAAAAGTCGATCGATTCATTCAGACGATCGAGCAAGCGAGTTTTAGTGATTTTGAAGAAAGCCAACTCAAGAAGATTCTGGCAGCCTTCAATGCAAAAACACGCGAGTTAAAGCAGTATCTGAAATCCGAAAAATCCTGA
- a CDS encoding Na+/H+ antiporter, whose product MQDIFIQYICLILIILGLVMLANKLQLAYPIVLVLGGLALSFVAPFSNITINPELVFLIFLPPLLYEAAWQVSWKEFWKWRGLIIGFAFPIVLLTSCVIAIVSSAIIPGFTLALGFLLGGIVSPPDAVSATTIMRRVSVPKSLVSIVEGESLLNDASSLIVFRFALAAVLTGQFQFQAAAVNFVAVILIGILSGLVVGLIFYGIHRLLPTTPSIEIVLTLVTPYCLYYFAEHFHVSGVLAVVSGGLLLSSKRNSLLSYRSRIEGVNVWTNLVFVLNGLIFLLIGLELPFVTQQLGNISLGSAVGYGLIIAIVLIATRLLCTLGTSVWMRVMSRFIPVSDPNPGWRGPLIFGWAGMRGVVSLSSALSVPILTEVGQPFPYRELILFITFIVILITLVFQGLTLPWLIRKVHLRDRFTLIPQQQQEIIIQKKIALASLRFLEEKYGAERSRNEHLDNLFSKLEIDLKFFDRQLAESNFAWQNSLTGYQSIYLKVLERRRELLNKMNRRAEFDEELIRKYLLLTDVEEFKVREIGAQESDTE is encoded by the coding sequence ATGCAAGACATTTTCATTCAATATATTTGCCTGATCTTGATTATTCTCGGACTGGTCATGCTCGCGAATAAGCTGCAATTGGCTTACCCGATCGTGCTTGTATTGGGTGGACTCGCGCTGAGTTTCGTTGCTCCGTTTTCAAATATCACCATTAATCCAGAGCTAGTTTTCCTTATTTTTCTCCCGCCCTTGCTCTATGAAGCGGCGTGGCAAGTCTCGTGGAAAGAATTCTGGAAATGGCGAGGGCTGATCATCGGGTTTGCGTTTCCGATCGTCCTCTTAACGTCGTGCGTAATCGCAATCGTCTCTAGTGCAATTATTCCCGGTTTTACTTTAGCGCTGGGCTTTTTGTTGGGTGGCATTGTCTCACCCCCTGATGCTGTTTCCGCAACGACAATCATGCGGCGGGTCAGCGTGCCGAAATCGCTCGTCAGCATTGTCGAAGGCGAAAGTCTACTGAATGATGCCTCGTCGCTGATCGTGTTTCGCTTCGCATTAGCGGCAGTCCTCACCGGACAGTTCCAATTTCAAGCCGCAGCCGTTAACTTCGTCGCTGTTATTCTCATCGGAATCCTGAGCGGACTCGTGGTTGGCTTGATTTTCTACGGCATTCATCGCTTATTACCGACAACGCCTAGTATCGAAATCGTCTTAACACTGGTCACGCCCTACTGTCTGTATTACTTTGCTGAACACTTTCATGTTTCGGGCGTGCTAGCGGTCGTTAGTGGTGGACTGCTCTTATCGAGCAAGCGCAATAGTTTACTGAGCTACCGGAGCCGGATTGAAGGCGTGAATGTATGGACGAATCTAGTCTTTGTCTTGAATGGGTTGATTTTTCTGCTCATCGGACTCGAATTGCCGTTTGTCACTCAGCAGCTTGGCAACATTAGTTTAGGCAGTGCTGTTGGGTATGGATTGATCATCGCGATCGTGCTGATCGCAACCCGGCTGCTTTGCACGTTAGGAACTTCTGTTTGGATGAGAGTGATGAGCCGTTTTATCCCGGTGTCAGACCCGAATCCGGGATGGCGAGGTCCGCTGATTTTTGGCTGGGCGGGAATGCGCGGCGTGGTATCGCTCTCTTCCGCGCTTTCCGTCCCGATACTAACTGAAGTAGGACAGCCGTTTCCCTACCGTGAACTCATTCTCTTCATCACGTTCATCGTCATTCTCATTACTCTAGTATTTCAAGGATTAACGCTGCCCTGGCTGATCCGCAAAGTCCATCTCAGAGATCGCTTCACTCTTATCCCTCAACAACAGCAGGAGATCATCATTCAGAAGAAAATCGCACTGGCTTCGCTTCGATTTTTGGAAGAAAAGTATGGTGCAGAGCGATCGCGAAACGAACACTTGGATAATTTGTTCTCGAAGCTCGAAATTGATCTGAAGTTTTTCGATCGGCAACTCGCAGAATCAAATTTTGCATGGCAGAACTCATTAACAGGCTACCAATCGATTTACCTGAAAGTGCTGGAGCGACGACGCGAGTTACTGAACAAAATGAATCGCCGTGCCGAGTTTGACGAGGAGTTGATCAGGAAGTATCTTTTATTAACCGATGTGGAAGAATTCAAAGTTCGGGAGATAGGGGCACAGGAATCCGATACCGAGTAA
- a CDS encoding APC family permease, whose amino-acid sequence MKLLSRQMTTLKPTLSLLDAIALIVGLVIGAGIFETPALVAANAGSATVALLTWVLGGVLSLIGALCYAELATAYPHPGGNYYYLRRAFGRAIAFLFAWTRLSVIQTGSIALLAFVFGDYASQLWRLGTYSASIYAAIAIVIFTGLNILGVQQGKWVQNVLAVAQVAGLLIVSGIGLAFSFGATSGVPIDPATYTSVQASITAQASLPASSNLGIILVFVLLTYGGWNEAAYISTEVRNGQRNIVLALVWSIAIITGVYLLINWALVRELGLVRMAASEAVVAELMRSTVGIVGVVLISGLVAIATLCSINATIFTGARTNYALGRDFSIFSLLGRGRESNPTNALLVQSAIALLLVLVGSITRQGFETMVDYTAPAFWFFFLLSGISLFVLRRREPDVERSFKVPLYPLTPLLFCGICLYMLQASLAYTGWGGLLGVVVLLLGLPLLWWTNRTSSSQR is encoded by the coding sequence TTGAAGTTACTCTCTCGTCAAATGACTACGCTAAAACCTACACTATCCTTGCTGGATGCGATCGCACTAATCGTCGGCTTAGTGATCGGTGCAGGGATCTTTGAAACACCTGCATTAGTGGCTGCGAACGCGGGCAGTGCAACTGTTGCACTCCTCACCTGGGTTCTAGGTGGAGTCCTATCGTTGATTGGGGCACTTTGCTATGCTGAACTGGCGACCGCCTACCCCCATCCCGGCGGCAACTACTATTACCTGAGACGTGCATTTGGCAGAGCGATCGCGTTTCTATTCGCTTGGACACGGCTGAGTGTGATTCAAACCGGGTCGATCGCATTGTTAGCGTTTGTATTCGGCGACTATGCTTCGCAACTTTGGCGGCTCGGCACTTATTCTGCTTCGATCTATGCTGCGATCGCGATTGTTATTTTCACCGGATTAAATATTCTGGGCGTTCAACAAGGCAAGTGGGTGCAGAATGTTTTAGCCGTAGCTCAAGTCGCTGGGCTGTTAATCGTATCCGGGATTGGTCTTGCCTTCTCATTTGGAGCAACTTCGGGTGTTCCGATTGATCCCGCAACTTACACCTCTGTTCAAGCGTCGATCACCGCTCAAGCCAGCCTTCCCGCTTCTAGCAATCTTGGGATTATTCTGGTCTTTGTGTTGCTGACTTATGGCGGTTGGAACGAAGCAGCCTACATTTCGACAGAAGTGCGAAACGGACAGCGCAACATTGTTCTTGCTCTGGTTTGGAGCATTGCAATCATCACAGGGGTCTACCTGTTGATTAACTGGGCATTAGTTCGAGAATTAGGATTGGTTCGGATGGCAGCATCGGAGGCAGTCGTGGCTGAGTTGATGCGATCGACGGTCGGGATTGTTGGGGTGGTCTTGATCAGTGGATTAGTCGCGATCGCAACCCTTTGCTCGATCAATGCCACCATTTTTACAGGCGCTCGAACGAACTATGCACTAGGGCGGGACTTCTCAATTTTTTCCCTGCTGGGACGCGGACGCGAAAGTAATCCGACCAATGCACTGCTGGTACAAAGTGCAATTGCCCTGTTGCTAGTCCTTGTCGGGAGTATCACCCGACAAGGATTCGAGACAATGGTAGACTACACGGCTCCTGCGTTTTGGTTCTTCTTTTTACTCAGCGGCATCTCGCTGTTTGTCCTACGCAGGCGCGAACCGGATGTTGAGCGTTCATTTAAAGTTCCGTTGTATCCCCTGACTCCACTTTTATTTTGCGGAATTTGTCTCTATATGCTGCAAGCCAGTTTAGCTTATACCGGATGGGGCGGTTTACTTGGGGTGGTTGTGCTTTTGCTGGGATTACCTTTGCTGTGGTGGACGAATCGAACTTCATCGAGTCAACGTTAG